In Trifolium pratense cultivar HEN17-A07 linkage group LG7, ARS_RC_1.1, whole genome shotgun sequence, a genomic segment contains:
- the LOC123898916 gene encoding uncharacterized protein LOC123898916 — protein sequence MQWRWFLTLLLEDIGQEKRWVFISDQQKGLIPVFEEMFEKLEHRLCLRHLYANFKKKFGGGTQIRDLMMGAAKATYIQAYEKKMSELKVVNTKAWEWLVGHQTKLWCKHAFSFFSKCDVLMNNISEAFNSTILVARDKPIITMCEWIRIYLMNRMTTLRYKNVKYQQRIMPTPMKRLNREVELSAGWCSHLSSETEFQVEHHQHASSFIVNLDKRTCTCNFWELVGIPCRHAISAMGFSNQNPEDFVDHYYSREAYELCYSFSVSAINGQDMWPEAEVEVEDMLPPQYKRGPGRPKKMRRRDAHEDAKPRKQRPAPNRCTKCGNPGHNTRGCKSTEVNSDAQRRQRKPKKNVENASASNGFVNASTAVGTASNAAETASTAVSTARVVKAPIECLLDENDDNVIVASVEELERALGIDSVCATQIQSQPVPCVLSQKQTTEPMFCTAPKKEKKRKYAGPQKKVKLQK from the exons ATGCAATGGAGATGGTTTTTGACGTTGCTACTAGAGGATATTGGACAAGAAAAAAGATGGGTTTTCATTTCTGATCAACAAAAG GGGTTGATTCCTGTTTTTGAAGAGATGTTTGAAAAATTAGAACACAGGCTATGTTTGAGGCATCTATATGCTAACtttaagaaaaaatttggtGGAGGCACTCAAATTAGAGATCTCATGATGGGGGCAGCTAAGGCAACATACATCCAAGCATACGAGAAGAAAATGTCAGAGCTGAAAGTAGTAAATACAAAGGCATGGGAGTGGCTAGTAGGACATCAAACAAAGTTGTGGTGTAAGCATgctttctcatttttttcaaagtgtgaTGTCCTAATGAATAATATTTCTGAGGCTTTCAATAGTACTATCTTGGTTGCTAGGGATAAACCAATTATCACTATGTGTGAATGGATTAGAATTTATCTGATGAATAGAATGACAACTTTAAGGTATAAAAATGTTAAGTACCAACAAAGGATAATGCCTACACCTATGAAGAGATTGAACAGGGAAGTTGAACTTAGTGCAGGTTGGTGCTCACATTTGTCTAGTGAAACTGAATTTCAGGTTGAACATCATCAACATGCTAGTagttttattgttaatttaGACAAAAGAACTTGTACATGTAACTTTTGGGAATTAGTAGGCATACCATGTAGACATGCCATTTCAGCTATGGGATTCTCAAACCAAAATCCTGAGGACTTTGTTGATCACTATTATTCAAGGGAGGCATATGAACTTTGCTATAGTTTTAGTGTTAGCGCTATTAATGGTCAAGACATGTGGCCTGAGGCTgaagttgaagttgaagatATGTTACCCCCACAATACAAGAGAGGTCCTGGTAGACCAAAAAAGATGAGAAGAAGGGATGCTCATGAAGATGCAAAGCCTAGAAAACAAAGGCCTGCGCCTAACAGGTGTACAAAATGTGGAAATCCTGGTCATAATACCAGGGGTTGCAAGAGCACAGAAGTGAACTCAGATGCACAACGCAGACAG agaaaaccaaagaaaaatgttgaaaatgCATCTGCATCTAATGGATTTGTTAATGCATCTACCGCAGTTGGTACTGCATCTAATGCAGCTGAAACTGCATCTACCGCAGTTAGTACTGCACGTGTTGTTAAGGCACCAATTGAATGCCTTTTAGATGAAAATGATGACAATGTAATTGTAGCTTCAGTCGAGGAACTAGAACGTGCACTTGGTATAGATTCAGTTTGTGCAACTCAAATTCAAAGCCAACCTGTTCCTTGTGTGCTTTCTCAAAAACAGACTACTGAGCCAATGTTTTGTACTGCACCAAAAAAA gaaaagaagagaaagtACGCAGGACCGCAGAAGAAGGTGAAACTCCAAAAATGA
- the LOC123898918 gene encoding uncharacterized protein LOC123898918: MAPHGDSLPSSFSRANNIVCAKPPKPNSSDHNNNIQRTISDISFELSKQDIDLTQLPPITEVEDAKCECCGMSEEFTPEYIKRVRDKYLGKWVCGLCSEAVKEELEKNGGKKDEALNEHMNACLRFNKYGKTFPVLFQAEAMKEMLKKSKMEGRRAKSFNPREKGGEKKGGLARSSSCIPALTK, encoded by the coding sequence ATGGCACCTCATGGAGATTCATTACCTAGCTCATTTTCTAGGGCAAACAACATAGTATGCGCCAAACCACCGAAACCTAATTCATCCGATCATAACAATAACATTCAAAGAACAATCTCCGACATATCGTTTGAGTTATCCAAACAAGACATTGATTTAACACAACTTCCACCGATAACCGAAGTTGAGGATGCAAAGTGCGAATGTTGTGGCATGTCGGAAGAGTTTACACCGGAGTACATAAAACGCGTTCGCGATAAGTACTTAGGTAAATGGGTTTGTGGTTTGTGTTCCGAGGCGGTGAAAGAAGAGCTGGAGAAAAATGGTGGGAAAAAAGATGAAGCTTTGAATGAACACATGAATGCATGTCTTAGGTTTAATAAATATGGAAAGACTTTTCCTGTTTTGTTTCAAGCTGAAGCTATGAAAGAGATGTTGAAAAAGAGTAAAATGGAAGGTAGAAGGGCTAAGTCATTTAACCCTAGAGAGAAAGGTGGTGAAAAGAAAGGTGGTCTTGCTAGAAGTTCAAGTTGCATTCCTGCCCTTACTAAATGA
- the LOC123899423 gene encoding homeobox-leucine zipper protein ATHB-15, whose product MSCKDGKGGNGGIDNGKYVRYTPEQVEALERLYHDCPKPSSVRRQQLIRECPILSHIEPKQIKVWFQNRRCREKQRKEASRLQAVNRKLTAMNKLLMEENDRLQKQVSHLVYENGYFRQHTTQNTNLATKDTSCDSAVTSGQRSLTAQHPPRDASPAGLLSIAEETLAEFLSKATGTAVEWVQMPGMKPGPESIGIVAISHGCPGVAARACGLVGLEPTRVAEILKDRPSWYRDCRAVDILNVLPTANGGTIELLYMQLYAPTTLAPARDLWLLRYTSVLEDGSLVICERSLKNTQNGPSMPPVQHFVRAEMLPSGYLIRPCEGGGSIIHIVDHMDLEPWSVPEVLRPLYESSTMLAQKTTMVALRHLRQISHEVSQSNVTGWGRRPAALRALGQRLSRGFNEALNGFSDEGWSMIGNDGVDDVTILVNSSPDKLMGLNLSFANGFPSVSNAVLCAKASMLLQNVPPAILLRFLREHRSEWADNNMDAYSAAAIKVGPCSFAGSRVGNYGGQVILPLAHTIEHEEFLEVIKLEGIAHSPEDTIMPREVFLLQLCSGMDENAVGTCAELIFAPIDASFADDAPLLPSGFRIIPLDSGKEVVNPNRTLDLASALDIGPAGNKSSNDSSGNSGCMRSVMTIAFEFAFESHMQDHVASMARQYVRSIISSVQRVALALSPSNLSSQAGLRTPLGTPEAQTLARWICNSYRCFLGAELLKSNNEGNESLLKSLWHHSDAILCCTLKAMPVFTFANQAGLDMLETTLVALQDIALEKIFDDHGRKILCSEFPQIIQQGFACLQGGLCLSSMGRPISYERVVAWKVLNEEENGHCISFMFVNWSFV is encoded by the exons ATGTCTTGTAAAGATGGTAAAGGTGGAAATGGAGGAATAGATAATGGAAAATATGTTCGTTATACACCTGAACAAGTTGAAGCTCTTGAGAGGCTTTATCATGATTGTCCTAAACCAAGTAGTGTTCGTCGTCAACAGCTTATTAGAGAGTGTCCTATTCTTTCTCATATTGAACCTAAGCAGATCAAAGTTTGGTTCCAAAATAGAAG ATGTAGAGAGAAGCAGAGAAAAGAGGCTTCACGTTTGCAAGCTGTGAATAGGAAGTTGACTGCTATGAATAAGCTGCTTATGGAGGAGAATGATAGGTTGCAGAAACAAGTTTCTCATTTGGTGTATGAAAATGGCTACTTTCGCCAACATACAACCCAAAAT ACTAATCTTGCAACCAAAGACACAAGCTGTGATTCAGCGGTGACTAGTGGTCAACGCAGTTTGACGGCCCAGCATCCCCCAAGGGATGCCAGTCCTGCAGG ACTTTTGTCCATTGCAGAAGAAACTTTAGCAGAGTTTCTTTCAAAGGCTACTGGAACTGCTGTTGAGTGGGTCCAAATGCCTGGAATGAAG CCTGGTCCGGAATCTATTGGAATCGTTGCAATTTCTCATGGTTGCCCTGGTGTGGCAGCTAGAGCATGCGGCCTAGTGGGTCTAGAACCTACAAGG GTTGCAGAAATCCTTAAAGATCGGCCCTCGTGGTATCGTGATTGCCGAGCTGTGGATATTCTGAACGTGCTCCCCACAGCAAATGGTGGAACCATTGAGCTGCTTTACATGCAG CTATATGCGCCAACAACATTGGCTCCTGCGCGGGACTTATGGTTGTTGCGCTACACATCTGTTTTAGAAGATGGAAGCCTAGTG ATATGTGAGAGGTCCCTTAAAAATACACAGAATGGTCCAAGCATGCCTCCTGTGCAGCATTTTGTCCGAGCTGAGATGCTTCCCAGTGGGTACTTGATAAGACCTTGTGAAGGAGGTGGTTCCATAATCCACATTGTTGATCATATGGATTTAGAG CCATGGAGTGTTCCTGAAGTATTGCGTCCACTGTATGAATCATCAACAATGCTGGCTCAGAAGACAACAATGGTG GCCCTACGTCACTTGAGGCAGATTTCACATGAAGTTTCTCAGTCTAATGTCACTGGGTGGGGTAGACGACCGGCAGCACTTCGAGCACTTGGTCAAAGATTGAGCCG GGGTTTCAATGAGGCACTCAATGGGTTTAGTGATGAGGGATGGTCAATGATTGGCAATGACGGTGTTGACGATGTTACAATTCTAGTGAATTCATCGCCTGACAAATTAATGGGTCTGAATCTATCATTTGCCAATGGATTTCCATCTGTCAGTAATGCAGTCTTATGTGCTAAAGCTTCAATGCTATTACAA AATGTGCCTCCAGCCATTCTACTAAGGTTTCTACGGGAGCATAGATCAGAATGGGCAGACAACAACATGGATGCTTACTCAGCTGCTGCTATCAAAGTTGGCCCTTGTAGTTTTGCAGGATCTCGGGTTGGAAATTACGGGGGTCAAGTAATTCTTCCTCTAGCCCACACTATTGAGCACGAGGAG TTTCTGGAAGTCATTAAATTGGAAGGAATTGCTCATTCTCCAGAAGACACAATAATGCCTAGAGAAGTGTTTCTTTTACAA CTGTGCAGTGGAATGGATGAGAATGCTGTTGGTACCTGTGCTGAGCTTATATTTGCTCCAATTGATGCATCTTTTGCTGATGATGCCCCCCTTCTGCCTTCTGGATTTCGCATTATTCCTCTTGATTCGGGAAAG GAAGTGGTCAACCCAAATCGCACCCTTGACCTGGCATCTGCCCTTGATATTGGCCCTGCTGGAAACAAATCTTCAAATGATAGTTCTGGAAATTCTGGCTGTATGAGATCAGTGATGACAATAGCATTTGAATTTGCTTTTGAAAGTCATATGCAAGACCATGTAGCATCTATGGCACGGCAATATGTTCGCAGCATTATATCGTCTGTCCAAAGGGTAGCATTGGCACTTTCACCTTCTAATTTGAGTTCACAAGCTGGCCTTAGGACACCACTTGGTACTCCTGAAGCTCAAACGCTTGCTCGTTGGATCTGTAACAGTTATAG GTGCTTCTTGGGTGCTGAGTTACTTAAATCTAATAATGAGGGGAACGAATCTTTACTCAAGTCCTTGTGGCATCACTCCGATGCAATACTATGCTGCACTCTAAAG GCAATGCCCGTGTTCACTTTTGCAAACCAGGCAGGGCTTGACATGCTGGAGACTACCTTAGTTGCTTTACAGGATATAGCATTGGAGAAAATATTTGATGACCATGGCCGAAAGATTCTGTGCTCGGAGTTTCCTCAAATTATACAACAG GGTTTTGCATGTCTTCAAGGTGGTCTTTGTCTCTCAAGCATGGGGAGACCTATTTCATATGAAAGAGTAGTGGCTTGGAAGGTGCTGAATGAAGAAGAGAATGGTCATTGTATTAGTTTTATGTTTGTGAACTGGTCTTTTGTTTGA
- the LOC123898917 gene encoding uncharacterized protein LOC123898917 produces the protein MESNLPVMSKRVWKMVRVVFFMLRKGISKGKLMMGLNMMLKRRGKLAGKAIANLMFHHHSHHNNGGSTSSSRSHDSHHQFTREYEFSCSNTPHHFFPIGKRHRSHNNFFTCAHVPSTQDDDVATMSAMKAVLEMLNNDQTIVEASPALPGFGRSPMVRQLRVTDSPFPLREDDEKDNQVDKAAEDFINRFYSQLRKQD, from the coding sequence atggaaagcaATCTACCAGTGATGTCAAAGAGAGTATGGAAAATGGTACGTGTGGTATTCTTCATGTTAAGAAAAGGCATATCAAAGGGCAAATTAATGATGGGACTAAACATGATGCTCAAACGCCGTGGAAAGCTTGCCGGAAAAGCCATTGCCAATTTAATGTTCCACCATCATAGCCACCACAACAATGGCGGCTCCACCTCAAGCAGCCGCTCCCATGATTCACACCACCAATTCACTAGGGAGTATGAATTTAGCTGCAGCAACACTCCCCACCACTTCTTTCCAATAGGGAAGCGTCACCGCAGCCACAACAATTTCTTCACTTGCGCTCACGTGCCATCTACACAGGatgatgatgtggcaacaaTGAGTGCAATGAAGGCAGTGTTAGAGATGCTTAACAATGATCAAACGATTGTAGAAGCATCTCCAGCACTGCCCGGATTCGGACGGAGTCCAATGGTGAGGCAATTGAGGGTGACTGACTCGCCATTTCCTTTAAGAGAAGATGATGAAAAGGACAATCAAGTTGATAAGGCAGCTGAAGATTTCATAAACAGGTTTTACAGCCAATTGAGAAAGCAAgattga
- the LOC123898147 gene encoding uncharacterized protein LOC123898147 yields MESNLPVISKRVWSMIRVAFFMLRKGISKGKLMMDLNMMLKRRGKLAGKAIANLMFHHHSHHNNGGSTSSRRSHHQFTSSREYEFSCSNTPHHFFPLGKRHRSHNNFFTCAHVPATQDDDVATMSAMKAVLEMLNNDQTIVGASPALPGFGRSPMVRQLRVTDSPFPLREDDEKDNDQVDKAAEDFISRFYSQLRGQDID; encoded by the coding sequence atggaaagcAATCTACCAGTGATATCAAAGAGAGTATGGAGTATGATACGTGTGGCTTTTTTCATGTTAAGGAAAGGCATATCAAAGGGTAAACTAATGATGGACCTTAACATGATGCTCAAACGTCGCGGCAAGCTTGCCGGAAAAGCCATTGCTAATTTAATGTTCCACCATCATAGCCACCACAACAACGGCGGTTCAACCTCAAGCCGCCGCTCACACCACCAATTCACCTCCTCAAGGGAGTATGAGTTCAGCTGCAGCAACACCCCTCACCATTTCTTCCCATTAGGGAAGCGTCACCGTAGCCACAATAATTTCTTCACTTGCGCTCATGTGCCAGCTACACAGGatgatgatgtggcaacaaTGAGCGCAATGAAGGCAGTGTTGGAGATGCTTAACAATGATCAAACAATTGTAGGAGCATCTCCTGCACTTCCTGGATTCGGGCGGAGTCCAATGGTGAGACAATTGAGGGTGACTGACTCGCCATTTCCTTTAAGAGAAGATGATGAGAAGGACAATGATCAAGTTGATAAGGCTGCTGAAGATTTCATAAGCAGGTTTTACAGCCAGTTGAGGGGACAAgatattgattga